A genomic segment from Pseudalkalibacillus hwajinpoensis encodes:
- a CDS encoding carbohydrate ABC transporter permease, producing the protein MNHLINNSKKDRYLLLINKVLLSVIVLIVLVPLMYVLLGSFLQPNILLTQGFSLNPDHWTIDGYSRIFADGTIMRGFFNSILYATAFTVISVLVAILAGYSLSVDSLAWKKTIMFFFLLTMFFSGGLIPTYLVVRNLGLLDTMWAIILPGSVSVWNIILARTYFKGLPKELKEAAKIDGASDFMIFLKIIIPLSKPIIFVLALYAFIGQWNAYFDAMIYLENQSKYPLQLILRSILIQNEVEPGMISDQLAMAEMQRISEMIKYSSIILASLPLLIMYPFFQKYFEKGVMVGSLK; encoded by the coding sequence ATGAACCATTTAATAAACAACTCAAAGAAAGACCGTTATCTACTGTTAATCAACAAAGTTCTTTTATCGGTTATTGTTTTAATCGTGTTAGTGCCTCTTATGTATGTCTTACTGGGGTCGTTTCTACAGCCCAATATCTTGTTAACGCAGGGATTCTCACTGAATCCGGATCATTGGACGATTGATGGCTATTCACGAATTTTTGCGGATGGGACTATTATGAGGGGATTTTTTAATTCCATATTATATGCGACTGCTTTTACTGTTATATCTGTTTTAGTAGCCATTCTTGCAGGCTATTCGTTATCTGTTGATAGTCTAGCTTGGAAAAAAACCATTATGTTTTTCTTCTTGCTTACCATGTTTTTCAGTGGCGGGTTAATTCCTACATACTTGGTTGTTCGTAATCTTGGATTGTTAGACACGATGTGGGCAATAATTTTACCCGGTTCTGTCTCTGTTTGGAATATTATTTTGGCAAGAACCTATTTTAAAGGACTTCCAAAAGAATTAAAAGAAGCAGCCAAAATTGACGGTGCCTCCGATTTTATGATTTTCCTAAAGATCATTATTCCATTATCAAAGCCAATTATATTTGTGCTGGCACTATATGCTTTCATTGGACAGTGGAATGCTTACTTTGATGCAATGATTTACTTGGAAAATCAGAGTAAATATCCGTTACAGCTCATTTTGCGTTCTATATTAATTCAAAATGAAGTCGAGCCTGGAATGATCTCAGATCAACTTGCCATGGCTGAAATGCAAAGGATATCAGAAATGATTAAATATTCATCCATTATACTGGCTAGTTTACCTTTACTAATTATGTATCCGTTTTTCCAGAAGTACTTTGAAAAAGGCGTTATGGTAGGGTCATTAAAATAA
- a CDS encoding LacI family DNA-binding transcriptional regulator has product MMKRVKLDDVAKAAGVTLTTVSRVINNRGYISERTRKKVKEAMEELHYYPNDLARSLYKKKTRFIGLIVPTISNPFFGELTFYVENMLADLGYKVVLCNSLDNQKKEESYSEMLIRHQVDGIIVCSHNRGISTYQRQNIPVVAIDRYLSTTVPVISSDNYKGGKMAVEHLIDKGCKNIVHINGPAQLETPTQLRRKAYEDIVTNPITYEIQDVFDGQQAIELIRKIFSEVPQVDGIFASDDMIGVSCLNVAREKGIKVPEELKIVGYDGTKTLMNIQPNLTTIRQPIESLAQTTVSTLLKLVDDPEATVDLETILPVKLLENRTT; this is encoded by the coding sequence ATGATGAAAAGGGTAAAGTTAGACGATGTAGCAAAAGCAGCAGGAGTAACACTGACAACGGTTTCTAGAGTGATTAATAATCGAGGGTACATTAGTGAGCGTACGAGAAAAAAAGTCAAAGAAGCGATGGAAGAATTGCATTACTATCCGAACGATCTGGCACGGTCTCTATATAAAAAAAAGACACGCTTTATTGGATTAATTGTACCTACTATAAGCAATCCTTTCTTTGGAGAATTGACTTTTTATGTTGAAAATATGTTAGCTGATTTAGGCTATAAGGTGGTTTTGTGTAACAGCTTAGATAATCAAAAAAAGGAAGAGTCTTACTCTGAAATGCTGATTAGGCATCAAGTAGATGGAATAATAGTTTGTTCCCATAATAGAGGAATTAGTACGTACCAACGCCAAAATATTCCTGTTGTCGCCATTGACAGGTATCTATCAACAACAGTTCCTGTCATATCTTCAGATAATTACAAAGGGGGAAAAATGGCAGTCGAGCACTTGATTGATAAAGGTTGTAAGAATATTGTACATATCAATGGTCCTGCTCAGCTTGAGACGCCTACACAGTTAAGGAGAAAAGCTTACGAGGACATTGTAACGAACCCGATTACGTATGAAATCCAGGATGTATTTGATGGGCAGCAAGCTATAGAACTCATACGAAAGATATTTTCAGAGGTTCCGCAAGTGGATGGCATTTTTGCAAGTGATGATATGATTGGTGTTTCTTGTTTAAATGTAGCTAGGGAGAAAGGGATTAAGGTTCCTGAGGAATTGAAGATTGTTGGTTATGATGGCACAAAAACACTAATGAACATTCAACCTAACCTAACAACTATTAGGCAGCCCATTGAAAGCTTGGCGCAGACTACGGTGAGTACCCTTTTGAAATTAGTTGATGATCCGGAAGCAACTGTTGATTTGGAAACCATACTACCTGTGAAATTATTGGAAAATCGAACAACTTAA
- a CDS encoding ABC transporter permease encodes MRNNYILYLFLLPAIILTLIFHYLPMYGTIIAFKDFSPVKGIWGSDWVGLEHFTNFLNSPNFLSIMMNTIKLSSFDLLIGFPVPVILALMLNQLRRAGVKKNIQLILYAPHFISVVVISGMLFIFLSPTGPINSLMTIFTNEPYSFMSDPDAFRSIYIFSGVWQGAGFASIIYVAALSNVDPQLHDAATIDGASLLQRIKHIDLPTLKPVMAVLFILAAGGIMAIGFEKAYLLQTSMNLPASEIIPTYVYKRGLQAGDYSFATAVGLFNAIINVILLFTVNHVVKKLNDGDGLV; translated from the coding sequence ATGCGTAATAACTATATCCTCTATTTATTTTTACTTCCTGCGATTATTCTGACACTTATATTTCATTACCTCCCTATGTATGGAACAATTATTGCATTTAAAGATTTCAGTCCAGTAAAAGGGATTTGGGGAAGTGACTGGGTTGGATTGGAGCATTTCACGAATTTTTTAAATTCACCAAATTTCTTGAGTATCATGATGAATACCATAAAGCTGAGTTCTTTTGATTTGTTAATCGGATTTCCTGTTCCTGTCATCCTAGCACTAATGTTAAATCAATTAAGGCGGGCTGGGGTCAAGAAAAACATTCAATTAATTCTTTATGCGCCACATTTTATTTCGGTGGTAGTAATTTCTGGAATGCTGTTTATATTCCTATCTCCCACAGGGCCCATAAACAGTTTAATGACCATTTTTACAAATGAACCATATTCATTTATGTCTGATCCAGATGCGTTCCGCTCCATTTATATTTTTTCTGGCGTATGGCAAGGCGCTGGATTTGCATCAATCATCTATGTGGCGGCGCTATCAAATGTTGATCCACAACTTCATGATGCTGCCACGATTGATGGAGCATCTTTGCTCCAAAGAATAAAACATATTGATCTTCCTACTTTAAAGCCTGTTATGGCTGTTCTGTTCATATTGGCTGCTGGAGGCATTATGGCGATTGGATTTGAAAAAGCCTACTTATTGCAAACAAGTATGAACTTGCCAGCTTCCGAGATCATACCAACCTATGTTTATAAACGTGGTCTACAAGCAGGAGACTATTCATTTGCAACAGCAGTTGGGTTATTCAATGCCATTATAAATGTCATCTTATTGTTTACTGTGAATCATGTCGTCAAGAAACTTAATGATGGTGATGGTCTTGTGTGA
- a CDS encoding GH32 C-terminal domain-containing protein, producing MNLVMKKEKGVRSLFLFIAIGLIMTLLIFNKVMATEQAEVTAMKATTNLTDWVIHGKGTLEDTVQGLKLTSETNENVMAISSVQSEDFVYQSDIQILDQSADVTLIFRSSEEGWDSYMVQIIPEAGLIRMRDARDENRLIEEVDVNIQEGGIYHLKVKVVEDNIKVYWEDQYTPVIDSNVSLYDYGYLGLHVWNGSALFQNVKVSELETSLGPSLFEEGNWEPNIKGLKGIAGENKIAKKVYDTQTNNFVLEGNVSFDENQMEAGLTFRMNKDGTEGYQALLKKQGDEVVARLQKMDGTVLGESSRSFESQINTKHHLELIVNEEQITIYLDGYSDPAIEVTDSSYTNGLAGLIVLNGAAYFQDIYLVPTESYYKENYRPDYHYTPARGSVSDPNGLVYFEGEYHLFHQNGGKWDHAVSEDLINWKHLPIALPWNEYGHIWSGSAVADLDNDSGLFSDSGGKGLIAYYTSFNPDANNGNQRIGLAYSTDKGRTWEYSKEHPIVIENPGSNGEDSGGWDFRDPKVVRDEANDRWVMVVSGGDHIRFFTSHDLIQWEHTQNFGYGDYIRGGVWECPDLFQLEVEDTGEKKWVLMLSTGANPNTEGSDAEYFIGELTPDGQFINDNPPGEVLKTDYGKEFYASMSFANMPDNRRVAMAWMTNWDYPFSFPTEGWNGQLTIPRELRLTSTDQGVRLAQSPIEELQTIRRTVFETNNELVSPTNAQNLLSKVNEASYQIEAEIEIPAGSDVTEFGFQVREGSEEKTVIGYNKSEEQIFVDRSESGRTDFSNKFTTTHATELQPQNQRIKLNILVDNGSIEVFANNGETVFSDLIFPDSTSRGVSFYTEGGNVQIISLKVHSLEDIWDRDIDDGAQIVLDTREKEMNIGDTLAVNAATIGINGNGTKKLKWKSSDPDIVSLLPSTNNNTLIEASGAGKATITVSTPNNKVYESFKVNVFEGNFKTNLSGWKSDIDTVKWIATEEGIRGLHTSDSNYMAEGTGGDFVYEAEMTLHETGGAGSILFRASEDGRSGYYFNLDPNMNAFRLFYKMNGSFEERMVIGNVPAFIQPGKTYTVRILAKGPHIQIEVDGEKVMDLRDGTFAEGHFGLNVFGGKATYQNVKISNVSEAALQETTFFNQKTGQSLYVTSSQNGVPVTADEEMTIWTLIPTGDDHSSYSIRTEEGKAIDFDAAQKKIQLYDYLGYDNQKWIIKENDNKTLTILSEFNEEALTISEEGNITLQPYDPANSRQQWLPSY from the coding sequence TTGAATCTTGTAATGAAAAAAGAAAAAGGCGTTCGCAGTCTGTTTTTATTCATTGCAATCGGTTTAATCATGACTTTACTAATTTTCAATAAAGTAATGGCAACAGAGCAGGCGGAGGTTACAGCAATGAAAGCAACAACAAATTTAACTGATTGGGTTATTCATGGTAAAGGTACACTTGAAGATACGGTACAAGGATTAAAGCTTACTTCTGAAACAAATGAGAATGTAATGGCGATTTCAAGTGTTCAATCAGAAGATTTTGTGTATCAATCTGATATACAGATATTGGATCAATCAGCAGATGTGACTTTGATATTCCGATCTAGTGAAGAGGGCTGGGATTCTTATATGGTTCAAATAATACCGGAAGCAGGCCTGATTCGTATGCGTGATGCACGTGACGAAAATAGATTAATAGAGGAAGTAGACGTAAACATTCAAGAAGGAGGGATCTATCATTTAAAAGTGAAGGTAGTGGAAGATAATATTAAAGTATACTGGGAAGACCAATATACCCCCGTGATAGATTCCAATGTATCGCTTTATGATTACGGATACCTGGGGCTCCATGTATGGAATGGTTCTGCCCTATTTCAAAATGTGAAAGTCAGTGAACTTGAAACAAGTTTGGGGCCATCTCTATTTGAAGAAGGGAATTGGGAACCAAACATAAAAGGATTAAAAGGAATAGCTGGAGAGAATAAAATAGCTAAAAAAGTGTATGACACACAAACCAACAACTTCGTTTTAGAAGGCAATGTCTCCTTTGATGAAAACCAAATGGAGGCCGGTTTGACATTTCGCATGAATAAGGATGGAACAGAGGGATATCAAGCTTTGCTTAAGAAGCAAGGAGATGAAGTTGTAGCTAGATTACAAAAAATGGATGGTACGGTACTTGGAGAATCAAGTCGAAGTTTCGAATCACAAATTAATACCAAACACCATCTGGAATTAATAGTGAATGAGGAGCAAATTACAATATATCTAGATGGCTATTCAGATCCTGCAATTGAAGTAACAGACAGTAGTTATACGAATGGCTTAGCAGGGTTGATCGTTTTAAACGGTGCAGCGTATTTTCAAGATATTTATTTAGTACCTACGGAGAGTTATTATAAAGAGAATTACAGACCCGATTATCATTATACACCAGCTCGAGGATCGGTCAGTGATCCAAATGGGCTTGTATATTTTGAAGGTGAATACCATCTATTTCACCAAAATGGCGGAAAATGGGACCATGCAGTTAGTGAGGACCTAATTAATTGGAAGCATCTACCTATCGCTTTGCCTTGGAATGAATATGGACATATATGGTCTGGATCTGCTGTGGCAGATTTGGATAATGATTCTGGGCTTTTTTCAGACTCAGGGGGAAAAGGCCTGATTGCCTACTATACTTCTTTTAATCCTGATGCCAATAATGGAAATCAACGAATTGGACTTGCTTATAGTACGGATAAAGGTCGTACGTGGGAATATTCAAAAGAACATCCTATTGTTATAGAGAATCCTGGAAGTAATGGGGAGGATTCAGGTGGTTGGGATTTTCGTGATCCCAAAGTGGTGCGTGATGAAGCGAATGATCGCTGGGTGATGGTTGTTTCGGGAGGGGATCATATTAGATTCTTTACTTCTCATGATCTTATACAGTGGGAGCATACCCAGAACTTCGGGTATGGTGATTATATTCGTGGTGGAGTATGGGAATGTCCGGATCTGTTTCAGCTTGAAGTTGAAGATACAGGAGAGAAGAAGTGGGTCCTCATGCTCAGCACAGGGGCAAATCCGAATACAGAGGGATCGGATGCAGAGTATTTTATTGGAGAATTAACCCCTGACGGCCAATTTATCAATGACAATCCACCTGGAGAGGTATTAAAAACAGATTATGGGAAGGAATTCTATGCATCTATGTCTTTTGCAAATATGCCGGATAATCGTCGTGTTGCAATGGCATGGATGACAAATTGGGACTATCCATTTTCATTCCCAACAGAAGGATGGAATGGTCAATTAACTATTCCGAGAGAATTACGGCTGACCTCAACAGATCAGGGCGTTAGGCTTGCCCAATCTCCAATTGAAGAATTACAAACGATTCGAAGAACTGTTTTTGAAACAAATAATGAGCTTGTATCTCCAACTAATGCACAAAATTTATTAAGCAAAGTAAACGAAGCTTCCTATCAAATAGAAGCGGAAATTGAAATCCCAGCTGGCAGTGATGTGACAGAGTTTGGTTTTCAAGTTCGAGAAGGTTCAGAAGAAAAAACTGTAATTGGATATAATAAATCGGAAGAGCAAATATTTGTTGACCGTTCTGAATCAGGCAGGACAGATTTTTCGAATAAATTTACAACAACTCATGCGACGGAATTACAACCACAAAATCAGCGAATTAAATTGAATATTCTGGTGGACAACGGGTCTATTGAGGTTTTTGCAAATAATGGAGAAACTGTTTTTTCAGATCTCATTTTTCCGGATTCCACAAGCAGAGGAGTTAGCTTCTATACTGAAGGTGGCAATGTTCAAATTATTTCTTTGAAAGTACACTCTTTAGAGGATATTTGGGATCGAGATATTGATGATGGAGCCCAGATTGTACTCGATACACGCGAAAAAGAAATGAATATTGGGGATACGCTAGCTGTTAATGCGGCAACTATAGGTATTAATGGGAATGGAACGAAAAAACTTAAATGGAAATCGTCGGATCCCGATATTGTGAGTCTTCTACCTTCCACTAATAACAATACTTTAATCGAAGCTTCTGGTGCTGGAAAAGCAACGATTACAGTTTCCACGCCAAATAACAAGGTGTATGAGAGTTTTAAAGTGAATGTATTTGAGGGGAATTTTAAGACTAATCTTAGTGGATGGAAGTCAGATATTGATACCGTCAAGTGGATTGCAACTGAAGAAGGAATTCGCGGGTTACATACCAGTGATTCCAATTATATGGCTGAGGGTACTGGTGGCGACTTTGTTTATGAAGCAGAGATGACACTTCATGAAACTGGAGGTGCCGGATCCATTCTTTTTCGTGCAAGTGAAGACGGTAGAAGTGGTTATTATTTTAATTTAGATCCTAATATGAACGCTTTCCGTCTTTTTTATAAAATGAATGGAAGTTTTGAAGAACGTATGGTAATCGGTAACGTTCCAGCATTCATTCAGCCTGGGAAGACCTACACTGTGAGAATATTAGCTAAAGGTCCTCATATTCAAATTGAAGTAGATGGGGAAAAGGTTATGGATTTAAGAGATGGAACCTTTGCAGAAGGACATTTTGGTTTAAACGTATTCGGTGGAAAAGCTACCTATCAAAATGTAAAGATCAGTAACGTATCTGAAGCTGCCTTACAAGAAACGACCTTTTTCAATCAAAAAACAGGTCAATCACTTTATGTAACCTCTTCACAAAACGGCGTACCAGTCACTGCTGACGAAGAGATGACAATATGGACACTTATACCTACCGGTGATGATCATAGCTCGTATTCTATAAGAACGGAAGAAGGTAAAGCTATTGATTTTGATGCAGCACAGAAGAAAATTCAATTATATGATTATCTCGGTTATGATAACCAAAAGTGGATCATTAAAGAAAACGATAACAAAACCTTAACCATCTTATCTGAGTTTAATGAGGAGGCATTGACAATATCAGAAGAAGGGAACATCACGCTTCAACCATATGATCCAGCCAACTCACGCCAACAGTGGCTACCGTCGTATTAA
- a CDS encoding YesL family protein, translating to MDMSRWYLRLGTWAYNLFLLNLLWFFCTCAGFVVLGFFPATAALFSVLRRSIIEDNDIPVLKLFVRNFKTEFLKSNFLGYLYVLFGLLLYMYFQVVQLIPNNQFQSILVNITVVMTVVYFITFLYVFPLFVHFDQKSFQYLRNALILAVGRPIRTIIMLLGLGVLSYICMHIPVLIPVIGISLSGYVIMWTALKSLPKEMKTTDFD from the coding sequence ATGGATATGTCACGCTGGTATTTAAGACTTGGCACCTGGGCGTATAATCTGTTTTTGTTAAATTTATTATGGTTTTTTTGTACGTGTGCTGGCTTTGTTGTACTGGGATTCTTTCCAGCTACTGCGGCTCTATTTTCCGTTCTTCGTCGCTCCATTATAGAAGATAATGATATTCCAGTATTAAAGCTTTTTGTGAGGAATTTTAAAACTGAATTTTTAAAATCCAATTTTTTAGGTTATCTTTATGTTTTATTTGGTTTGTTGTTGTACATGTATTTTCAAGTTGTTCAGCTTATTCCTAACAATCAATTCCAAAGTATTTTGGTTAATATAACGGTTGTTATGACCGTAGTCTATTTCATTACATTCTTGTATGTCTTTCCGTTATTTGTCCATTTTGACCAGAAGAGTTTTCAGTACCTGAGAAATGCTTTAATATTAGCAGTAGGCAGGCCGATACGAACGATAATAATGCTCCTAGGTTTGGGGGTGTTATCGTACATATGTATGCATATTCCAGTGCTCATTCCTGTAATTGGTATTAGTTTGTCTGGCTATGTGATCATGTGGACGGCTTTGAAATCGCTACCAAAAGAAATGAAAACTACTGATTTTGACTAA